In Rhizobium sp. CIAT894, the genomic window GCGATGCCACGCGTTACGGCGTGCACCTGATGGAACTGCTGATCAACGGTCTTCTGAAGCAGGGCGCCCGGCGCGACCGGCTGGAGGCAAAGATCTTCGGCGGTGCGAAGACGATCTCGACATTCTCCAATGTCGGTGAGCAGAACGCGGCCTTCGCCATGCAGTTCCTGAGGGATGAAGGCATTCCGGTGGTCGGTTCCTCCACCGGCGGAGAGCATGGACGTAAGCTTGAATATTGGCCGGTCTCCGGTCGTGCCCGGCAATACCCCCTGACCGGTGCCGAAACGCAGAGAACCGTCGCTCTCGAGCAACGCCCCGCCGCTCCGTCGAAGCCCGTCGAAACCAGTATCGAATTCTTTTGATGGTGAGGATTTTTATATGACATTTAACCCGGTGATGGAGCCGCCTGCGCCTGTCGAAGCGCTGAGCGACATCCTGATGCGCATCGTTTCCGAACTTCACGATGTTGCCTACCTCATCGAGCGCATCGAGCCGCAGCTTCTCGACCTCGGCGGTGCCGAAATCCTCAATTCACCTGATGCCATGAAGGTCATGCAGGGCATCGATCTGGCCGTGCAGAAATCCCGTGGCCTTGCCGAGTTCATCGACACCATCACCGGCGAAATCCCGCACGGCTGGGCAGTCGACGTCGCGACCGCCCTCAGCCTCGTCAAGCTGGCGGAGATGCAGAAGGCGTTGGGCGGGGCCACCCGCCACGGCCATTCCCAGCCGCTGAGCAAGGCAGCCGGCGACTTCGATTTCTTCTGATGCATGCCACCGCGACGTGTGCCGCGGTTCCGGGATAACGACTGCATGAGACAGGGAGCCTTTCGCTCCCGCACGCGCTTTACGAAACGCTCGCACAAGTTTCGCCGATTATTCGTCAGATGAGGCAATAAGCCTGCTTTGTCTTTGACGGATCGCGCGAGAACAGAATGAATCTGTTAAATCAATTAGTTCAGATCTTTAAGAACTTCGGTTCCCTTGGCCGAACACGCCTGATGATTCTCGGAGGCGTCGGCGCCGTCTCCATCGCAATCGTCCTTGCGGCCGCCCTTTTCGTCAACAAACCGGCACAGGAAACGCTCTATGTCGGTCTGGACCAGCCGGATCTCAACCAGATCAGCATGGCGCTTGCCGAAGCCAACATCAATTTCCAGGTCGGCACCGACGGCTCCAGCATCAGCGTCCCCGCGGGCATGACGGGCAAGGCCCGCCTGATGCTTGCCGAGCGCGGCCTGCCGAACAGCGCCAATGCCGGTTACGAACTCTTCGACAATGTCGGCTCGCTCGGCCTGACCTCCTTCATGCAGGAGGTGACGCGGGTTCGAGCGCTGGAAGGCGAAATCGCCCGCACCATCCAGTCGATCTCGGGTATAACAGCCGCGCGCGTGCACATCGTCATGCCGGAGGTCGGAAACTTCCGCAAGCAGGAGCAGAAGCCGACCGCCTCCGTCATGATTCGCGCCAGCGCTGTCACCGGACGGAGTGCGGCGACCTCGATCCGCCACCTCGTCGCCTCGGCCGTGCCGGGGCTTGACGTCGATGACGTGACGATCCTCGATTCCGCCGGTCAGTTGCTCGCTTCCGGTGACGACGCGAGCAACAGTTCGCTGAACCGCTCGCTCGGCATCGTCCAGAACGTTCAGCAGGAAGTCGAATCCAACATCGACAAGGCGTTGGCACCCTTCCTCGGCATGGACAACTTCCGCTCCAGCGTCACCGCCGACCTCAATACGGACGCCCAGCAGATCCAGGAAACGACCTACGATCCCGAATCCAAGGTCGAACGTTCGGTCCGTTCGACGAAGGAAGCTCAGCAGTCGCAGCAGAAGCAGTCCGATAGCGCGACGACGGTCGAGCAGAACGTTCCCCAGGCCGCTCCCGAGGCCGGTGGTTCCTCCGGGCCGGCATCGGAAGACAAGTCCGACAAGCGCGAAGAGCAGACCAACTACGAAATCAACAGCAAGACGACGGCGACGACCCGCAACAGCTACAAGGTCGAGAAACTTTCGATCGCCGTGGTGGTCAACAAGGGCCGCATCGCCAAGATGGTCGGCGAGCCTGCCGACCAGGCCAAGATCGACGCCTATGTTGCCGAGATGAAGAACATCGTCGCTTCGGCAGCCGGCATCGACGCCAAGCGGGGCGACGTCGTCACCGTCACAGCCATGGACTTCCTCGAAAACCAGCTGCTTGAAGACGCCACCGGCGGTGTCCGCGTCATGGACATGCTGAGCCGCAACCTTGCCGGCATCATCAACTCGCTGGCCTTCGTCGCGGTTGCCTTCGTGGTGGTCTGGATGGGCCTGCGGCCTCTGGTGCGCAGCGTCAGCGGCAACGGCGCCACCTCGGTTCTCGGCGACGCGACGCCGGAAGCGGCCGGCCTCGAGCTTCCGGACTTCGCGCCGGCGGCCGGCGCCCCCGGAGGCGCGCTCATGGACGGCTTCGGCTCCGACTTCGGCTTCGACAGCACCGAAGATCTGCTCAGCCTCGGCGACGACGACGGCAACTTCAACCGCCGCGTCAAGGAAGGCCCGGAACGCAAGCTCTCCCGCATGGTCGAGATCAACGAGGAGCGCGCCGCGAAAATCCTCCGGAAATGGGCGATCGACGACGCAGCATAAGAAAAGAGGCCGGGCAACCGGCCTTTTTCTATCGGTGCCAAGCTTCATTTTCTGGAATGGGTTGAGCACCCACCATCCGACCGTACTGAGTGCCGCTGCCGGGAACTTGATGGCCGGACTCGCGTAAAAGGCGAATGAAGTTGCGAGACCGCCAGAATCATCTTAGCCTCCCCATATCTTGAGGGGTGGAATTGATCATCGAATCAGTGCATGGGCGGCAGCGGAAGTAAATCCCTAGAAGTCGGAGATGGCGATTTGCATCGGCTGGCTTACCCTTAGGTGATTCGAAATGGGATTCGAGCGGGACTTGAATTGAATCCCTTATACAAAAATTGCTGTTGCACCGACTTTGATCGTTTCTCAGCCGCAGGACATTGCCAATGGATATGGATGTAATTCAGGCGAGCAAAGGCGAGAGGCAAATGTCGAATTTCGCGAGCGCGGTGGTGGCGGATCTGTTGCCGCGCGATGAACTGCTCCAGCGCCTGCACGGTGTCGCCGACACTGGCAGGTTGCAGTCTGGTCTGCGCGCGCTGACGGAGTATGTCGGTGCGTCGCACTACCTTCTGGCGCGCTGCGATCTCCTCCAGGAAAGCGGTCTCGATTTCATCGTTTCGTCCGATTGGCCCTTCGACCTGGTCAGGGATATCGCCAATGATCTGGTGCGCGGCTATGCCCGTTCGACGGAGCTGGAAAAATGCATGCAGGTCTTCCAGCCGAATTTTGCTCTCATGCCTGACAACGCCGACGTGCCGGACGGCGCCAGCCGCCAATATTGTTCTCTCACCTTCAATGTCGGTCGGTCGCGGCTGGCCTTGATGTTCCTGTTCGGCGAGGGCTTCATCCTTTCGCCGGAGCGCCTGCGGGATGTCGGCCTGCTTGCAGG contains:
- the fliF gene encoding flagellar basal-body MS-ring/collar protein FliF; the encoded protein is MNLLNQLVQIFKNFGSLGRTRLMILGGVGAVSIAIVLAAALFVNKPAQETLYVGLDQPDLNQISMALAEANINFQVGTDGSSISVPAGMTGKARLMLAERGLPNSANAGYELFDNVGSLGLTSFMQEVTRVRALEGEIARTIQSISGITAARVHIVMPEVGNFRKQEQKPTASVMIRASAVTGRSAATSIRHLVASAVPGLDVDDVTILDSAGQLLASGDDASNSSLNRSLGIVQNVQQEVESNIDKALAPFLGMDNFRSSVTADLNTDAQQIQETTYDPESKVERSVRSTKEAQQSQQKQSDSATTVEQNVPQAAPEAGGSSGPASEDKSDKREEQTNYEINSKTTATTRNSYKVEKLSIAVVVNKGRIAKMVGEPADQAKIDAYVAEMKNIVASAAGIDAKRGDVVTVTAMDFLENQLLEDATGGVRVMDMLSRNLAGIINSLAFVAVAFVVVWMGLRPLVRSVSGNGATSVLGDATPEAAGLELPDFAPAAGAPGGALMDGFGSDFGFDSTEDLLSLGDDDGNFNRRVKEGPERKLSRMVEINEERAAKILRKWAIDDAA
- a CDS encoding LuxR C-terminal-related transcriptional regulator, whose protein sequence is MDMDVIQASKGERQMSNFASAVVADLLPRDELLQRLHGVADTGRLQSGLRALTEYVGASHYLLARCDLLQESGLDFIVSSDWPFDLVRDIANDLVRGYARSTELEKCMQVFQPNFALMPDNADVPDGASRQYCSLTFNVGRSRLALMFLFGEGFILSPERLRDVGLLAGYVASFLRCGGTRVDRDFDLTDRELECLFWIAEGKTSDEIAMILGISRNTINNYITSVMRKTATKTRSEAIAFAVRNNLV
- the cheD gene encoding chemoreceptor glutamine deamidase CheD → MINEGAARRVHIIQGEYKVLSDPNAVLSTILGSCVAACLRDPVAGIGGMNHFLLPGSATSPTSGGDATRYGVHLMELLINGLLKQGARRDRLEAKIFGGAKTISTFSNVGEQNAAFAMQFLRDEGIPVVGSSTGGEHGRKLEYWPVSGRARQYPLTGAETQRTVALEQRPAAPSKPVETSIEFF